In Carassius auratus strain Wakin chromosome 49, ASM336829v1, whole genome shotgun sequence, one DNA window encodes the following:
- the LOC113066022 gene encoding histone-lysine N-methyltransferase EZH2-like isoform X1: protein MGLTGKKSERGPVCWRRRVKSEYMRLRQLKRFRRADEVKSMFNSNRQKILERTDILNQEWKLTRIQPVHIMTPVSSLRGTRECTVDSGFSEFSRQVIPLKTLNAVASVPVMYSWSPLQQNFMVEDETVLHNIPYMGDEILDQDGTFIEELIKNYDGKVHGDRECGFINDEIFVELVSALNQYSDNEEEDDEEEDQHDCKFEKMDLCDGKYDAEDTHKDHLNSESLNNDGSKKFPSDKIFEAISSMFPDKGSTEELKEKYKELTEQQLPGALPPECTPNIDGPNAKSVQREQSLHSFHTLFCRRCFKYDCFLHPFHATPNTYKRKNMENLVDGKPCGIYCYMYMVQDGMVREYPAGVIAERAKTPSKRTVGRRRGRLPNSNSRPSTPTVNNETKDTDSDREGGADGNDCNDKDDDDKKDETTSSSEANSRCQTPVKLKLSSEPPENVDWSGAEASLFRVLIGTYYDNFCAIARLIGTKTCRQVYEFRVKESSIIARAPTVDENTPQRKKKRKHRLWATHCRKIQLKKDGSSNHVYNYQPCDHPRQPCDSSCPCVTAQNFCEKFCQCSSECQNRFPGCRCKAQCNTKQCPCYLAVRECDPDLCLTCGAAEHWDSKNVSCKNCSIQRGAKKHLLLAPSDVAGWGIFIKEPVQKNEFISEYCGEIISQDEADRRGKVYDKYMCSFLFNLNNDFVVDATRKGNKIRFANHSVNPNCYAKVMMVNGDHRIGIFAKRAIQTGEELFFDYRYSQADALKYVGIEREMEIP from the exons ATGGGATTGACTGGGAAGAAATCGGAGAGGGGCCCTGTTTGCTGGAGACGGAGAGTGAAGTCTGAGTACATGCGACTGCGGCAGCTCAAACGTTTCAGGAGGGCAGACGAGGTCAAG AGCATGTTCAACTCCAACAGACAGAAGATATTGGAGCGTACAGACATATTGAACCAGGAATGGAAACTGACACGGATACAACCTGTTCATATTATGACCCCTGTGAGCTCCTTGCGAGGGACTAGAGAG TGCACTGTTGACAGTGGCTTCTCTGAGTTCTCCAGACAAGTCATTCCTCTCAAAACACTGAACGCTGTGGCCTCTGTGCCAGTCATGTACTCATGGTCTCCACTCCAGCAAAATTTTATG GTTGAGGATGAGACTGTATTGCATAACATCCCTTACATGGGTGATGAAATCCTTGATCAAGATGGCACTTTCATTGAAGAGCTTATTAAAAATTACGATGGAAAAGTTCATGGAGATAGAG AGTGTGGCTTCATAAATGATGAGATCTTTGTGGAGCTAGTGAGTGCACTCAATCAGTACAGTgataatgaggaggaggatgatgaagaggaggatcaGCATGATTGCAAGTTTGAGAAGATGGACCTCTGTGATGGAAAATATGATGCTGAAGACACTCACAAGGACCATCTGAATTCTGAGa GTCTCAACAATGATGGATCAAAAAAGTTTCCCTCTGATAAAATCTTTGAAGCCATTTCTTCCATGTTTCCTGATAAAGGTTCAACTGAAGAACTCAAAGAAAA ATATAAAGAACTCACTGAGCAGCAGCTCCCAGGGGCTCTTCCTCCTGAATGCACCCCCAACATCGATGGTCCAAATGCTAAATCGGTGCAAAGAGAGCAGAGTCTGCACTCCTTCCATACACTCTTCTGCAGGCGTTGCTTCAAATACGACTGTTTCCTTCACC CATTTCATGCAACTCCAAACACGTACAAGCGTAAGAACATGGAGAATCTGGTGGATGGCAAACCATGTGGCATTTATTGCTACATGTATATGGTTCAG GATGGCATGGTCAGGGAATACCCAGCAGGTGTGATTGCTGAACGTGCCAAGACCCCTTCTAAGCGCACAGTGGGCAGACGCAGAGGAAGACTCCCAAACAGCAACAGCAGACCCAGCACACCAACAGTTAATAATGAGACTAAAGACACAGATAGCGACCGAGAGGGAGGGGCGGATGGAAACGACTGTAAcgataaagatgatgatgataaaaaggATGAGACCACCAGCTCCTCAG agGCGAACTCCCGCTGTCAGACTCCAGTGAAGCTGAAGTTGAGCTCAGAGCCTCCTGAGAATGTGGACTGGAGTGGTGCTGAGGCCTCTCTCTTCAGAGTGCTCATTGGCACTTACTATGACAACTTCTGTGCTATTGCCAGACTCATCGGCACAAAGACCTGCAGACAG GTTTATGAATTCAGGGTAAAAGAATCTAGCATCATTGCACGAGCACCTACGGTGGATGAAAACACTCCTCAAAGGAAGAAGAAAAGGAAACACAG ACTGTGGGCCACTCATTGTCGGAAAATTCAACTAAAGAAAG ATGGCTCTTCCAATCATGTGTACAACTACCAGCCATGTGACCACCCACGCCAGCCGTGTGACAGTTCTTGCCCTTGTGTCACTGCCCAAAACTTCTGTGAGAAGTTTTGCCAGTGTAGCTCAGAAT GTCAGAACCGGTTTCCAGGCTGCCGCTGTAAGGCGCAGTGTAACACCAAGCAGTGCCCCTGTTACCTGGCTGTACGAGAGTGTGACCCTGACCTGTGTCTCACCTGTGGGGCGGCTGAACACTGGGACAGTAAAAATGTCTCCTGCAAGAACTGTAGCATCCAGAGAGGAGCAAAGAAg CACTTGCTGCTGGCTCCATCTGATGTGGCCGGATGGGGAATCTTCATCAAAGAGCCAGTTCAGAAAAATGAGTTCATCTCCGAGTACTGTGGGGAG ATCATCTCCCAGGATGAGGCAGACCGCAGAGGCAAGGTGTATGACAAATACATGTGCAGCTTCCTGTTCAACCTTAACAATG ATTTTGTTGTTGATGCAACTAGGAAAGGAAACAAGATCAGGTTTGCCAACCATTCTGTAAACCCCAACTGCTATGCAAAGG TGATGATGGTTAACGGGGATCACAGGATTGGCATATTTGCTAAGAGAGCCATACAGACTGGAGAGGAACTGTTCTTTGACTacag ATACAGTCAAGCTGATGCTCTGAAATACGTAGGCATTGAACGTGAAATGGAAATTCCATAA
- the LOC113066021 gene encoding cullin-1-like, protein MSSNRGQNTHGLKQIGLDQIWDDLRAGIQQVYTRQSMAKARYMELYTHVYNYCTSVHQSNQARGAGIPPSKPSKKPATPGGAQFVGLELYKRLKEFLRSYLMNLLKAGEDLMDENVLKFYTQQWEDYRFSSKVLNGICAYLNRHWVRRECDEGRKGIYEIYSLALVTWRECLFRPLNKQVTNAVLKLIERERNGETINTRLISGVVQSYVELGLNEDDAFLKGPTLAVYKEYFETQFLADTERFYTRESTEFLQQNPVTEYMKKAEARLLEEQRRVQVYLHESTQDELARKCEQVLIEKHLEIFHTEFQNLLDADKNEDLGRMYNLVSRITDGLGELKKLLESHIHNQGLAAIEKCGDSALNDPKTYVQTILDVHKKYNALVMSAFNNDAGFVAALDKACGRFINNNAVTKMAQSSSKSPELLARYCDSLLKKSSKNPEEAELEDTLNQVMVVFKYIEDKDVFQKFYAKMLAKRLVHQNSASDDAEASMISKLKQACGFEYTSKLQRMFQDIGVSKDLNEQFKKHLSNSEPLDLDFSIQVLSSGSWPFQQSCTFALPSELERSYQRFTAFYGSRHSGRKLTWLYQLSKGELVTSCFKNRYTLQASTFQMAILLQFNTENSYTVQQLADSTRIKIDILIQVLQILLKSKLLVLENENANIDEMDFKPETLIKLFLGYKNKKLRVNINVPMKTEQKQEQETTHKNIEEDRKLLIQAAIVRIMKMRKVLKHQQLLAEVLNQLSSRFKPRVPVIKKCIDILIEKEYLERVDGEKDTYSYLA, encoded by the exons ATGTCATCCAACAGGGGCCAGAACACCCACGGGCTCAAACAGATTGGGCTGGACCAGATCTGGGATGACCTGAGAGCAGGAATACAGCAGGTCTATACACGCCAGAGCATGGCTAAGGCACGCTACATGGAACTCTATAC ACATGTGTATAACTACTGTACCAGCGTGCACCAGTCTAACCAGGCCAGGGGTGCTGGCATCCCCCCCTCCAAACCCTCCAAAAAACCGGCCACACCTGGCGGGGCACAGTTTGTTGGACTTGAACTCTACAAAAGACTGAAAGAGTTTCTGAGGAGCTACCTGATGAATCTTCTCAAG GCTGGAGAGGACCTGATGGATGAGAACGTTCTGAAGTTCTACACGCAGCAGTGGGAGGACTATCGCTTCTCCAGTAAAGTGTTAAATGGGATCTGTGCTTACCTCAACAGACACTGGGTGCGCCGAGAGTGTGATGAGGGCCGGAAAGGAATTTATGAAATCTACTCG CTTGCTTTGGTCACTTGGAGAGAGTGTTTGTTCAGACCTCTGAACAAGCAG GTGACAAATGCTGTGTTAAAACTCATTGAGAGGGAGAGAAATGGCGAGACTATAAACACCAGACTCATCAGTGGAGTGGTGCAGTCCTACG TTGAGTTGGGCTTGAATGAGGATGATGCGTTTTTGAAGGGGCCGACGTTAGCAGTTTACAAGGAGTACTTTGAGACCCAGTTTTTGGCTGACACAGAGCGCTTCTACACACGGGAAAGCACAGAGTTCCTCCAGCAAAACCCTGTTACTGAATACATGAAAAAG GCAGAGGCTCGGTTGCTGGAGGAGCAGCGGCGGGTGCAGGTGTATCTCCACGAGAGCACACAAGACGAGCTGGCTCGCAAGTGTGAGCAGGTCCTCATCGAGAAACACCTGGAGATCTTCCACACTGAGTTCCAGAACCTTCTAGACGCTGATAAGAATGAAG ATCTCGGTCGGATGTATAACCTTGTTTCCCGGATTACGGACGGATTGGGCGAGCTCAAGAAACTCTTGGAGTCCCACATTCATAATCAAGGGCTGGCTGCCATCGAGAAGTGTGGAGACTCGGCACTCAAT GATCCCAAAACGTACGTGCAGACGATCTTGGATGTTCACAAGAAATACAATGCTCTCGTCATGTCGGCATTCAATAACGATGCTGGGTTTGTGGCAGCACTCGATAAG GCCTGTGGGagattcattaataataatgcgGTAACAAAGATGGCGCAGTCCTCTAGCAAATCTCCTGAGCTTCTGGCCAGATACTGTGACTCCTTACTGAAGAAGAG TTCAAAGAATCCAGAGGAGGCTGAGCTAGAAGATACTCTCAACCAAGTG ATGGTGGTTTTCAAGTATATTGAGGATAAAGACGTGTTCCAGAAGTTCTATGCCAAGATGCTGGCCAAGAGACTGGTGCACCAGAACAGTGCCAGCGACGACGCCGAGGCCAGCATGATCTCCAAACTCAAG CAAGCGTGCGGTTTCGAGTACACCTCCAAACTACAGCGCATGTTTCAGGACATCGGCGTCAGCAAAGACTTGAATGAGCAATTCAAAAAGCACCTTTCAAACTCGGAGCCTTTGGACT TGGATTTCAGTATCCAGGTTCTGAGCTCTGGCTCGTGGCCGTTCCAACAGTCTTGCACATTCGCTTTACCATCTGAG TTGGAGCGCAGTTACCAAAGATTCACAGCTTTTTATGGAAGTAGACACAGCGGGCGGAAGTTGACATGGCTTTACCAGCTTTCCAAAGGGGAACTGGTCACCAGCTGCTTCAAGAACAGATACActctgcag GCCTCCACCTTCCAGATGGCCATCCTGCTCCAGTTCAACACGGAGAACAGCTACACCGTCCAGCAACTGGCCGACAGTACACGGATCAAAATA GATATTTTGATTCAGGTCTTGCAAATCCTGTTGAAATCAAAGTTGCTG gtcttggAAAATGAGAACGCAAATATAGATGAAATGGACTTCAAGCCTGAAACACTAATCAAACTTTTCTTGGGCTATAAGaa TAAGAAGTTACGGGTGAATATCAATGTGCCAATGAAGACAGAGCAGAAACAAGAGCAGGAGACGACACACAAGAATATTGAAGAAGACCGAAAGCTCCTCATAcag GCGGCTATCGTGAGAATCATGAAGATGAGGAAAGTTTTAAAGCACCAGCAGCTTTTGGCCGAAGTGCTGAACCAACTTTCCTCACGATTCAAACCTCGTGTTCCTGTCATTAAG aaatgCATTGACATTTTGATAGAGAAGGAATACCTGGAACGTGTGGATGGGGAAAAAGACACGTATAGTTACTTGGCCTAA
- the LOC113066022 gene encoding histone-lysine N-methyltransferase EZH2-like isoform X2, translating to MGLTGKKSERGPVCWRRRVKSEYMRLRQLKRFRRADESMFNSNRQKILERTDILNQEWKLTRIQPVHIMTPVSSLRGTRECTVDSGFSEFSRQVIPLKTLNAVASVPVMYSWSPLQQNFMVEDETVLHNIPYMGDEILDQDGTFIEELIKNYDGKVHGDRECGFINDEIFVELVSALNQYSDNEEEDDEEEDQHDCKFEKMDLCDGKYDAEDTHKDHLNSESLNNDGSKKFPSDKIFEAISSMFPDKGSTEELKEKYKELTEQQLPGALPPECTPNIDGPNAKSVQREQSLHSFHTLFCRRCFKYDCFLHPFHATPNTYKRKNMENLVDGKPCGIYCYMYMVQDGMVREYPAGVIAERAKTPSKRTVGRRRGRLPNSNSRPSTPTVNNETKDTDSDREGGADGNDCNDKDDDDKKDETTSSSEANSRCQTPVKLKLSSEPPENVDWSGAEASLFRVLIGTYYDNFCAIARLIGTKTCRQVYEFRVKESSIIARAPTVDENTPQRKKKRKHRLWATHCRKIQLKKDGSSNHVYNYQPCDHPRQPCDSSCPCVTAQNFCEKFCQCSSECQNRFPGCRCKAQCNTKQCPCYLAVRECDPDLCLTCGAAEHWDSKNVSCKNCSIQRGAKKHLLLAPSDVAGWGIFIKEPVQKNEFISEYCGEIISQDEADRRGKVYDKYMCSFLFNLNNDFVVDATRKGNKIRFANHSVNPNCYAKVMMVNGDHRIGIFAKRAIQTGEELFFDYRYSQADALKYVGIEREMEIP from the exons ATGGGATTGACTGGGAAGAAATCGGAGAGGGGCCCTGTTTGCTGGAGACGGAGAGTGAAGTCTGAGTACATGCGACTGCGGCAGCTCAAACGTTTCAGGAGGGCAGACGAG AGCATGTTCAACTCCAACAGACAGAAGATATTGGAGCGTACAGACATATTGAACCAGGAATGGAAACTGACACGGATACAACCTGTTCATATTATGACCCCTGTGAGCTCCTTGCGAGGGACTAGAGAG TGCACTGTTGACAGTGGCTTCTCTGAGTTCTCCAGACAAGTCATTCCTCTCAAAACACTGAACGCTGTGGCCTCTGTGCCAGTCATGTACTCATGGTCTCCACTCCAGCAAAATTTTATG GTTGAGGATGAGACTGTATTGCATAACATCCCTTACATGGGTGATGAAATCCTTGATCAAGATGGCACTTTCATTGAAGAGCTTATTAAAAATTACGATGGAAAAGTTCATGGAGATAGAG AGTGTGGCTTCATAAATGATGAGATCTTTGTGGAGCTAGTGAGTGCACTCAATCAGTACAGTgataatgaggaggaggatgatgaagaggaggatcaGCATGATTGCAAGTTTGAGAAGATGGACCTCTGTGATGGAAAATATGATGCTGAAGACACTCACAAGGACCATCTGAATTCTGAGa GTCTCAACAATGATGGATCAAAAAAGTTTCCCTCTGATAAAATCTTTGAAGCCATTTCTTCCATGTTTCCTGATAAAGGTTCAACTGAAGAACTCAAAGAAAA ATATAAAGAACTCACTGAGCAGCAGCTCCCAGGGGCTCTTCCTCCTGAATGCACCCCCAACATCGATGGTCCAAATGCTAAATCGGTGCAAAGAGAGCAGAGTCTGCACTCCTTCCATACACTCTTCTGCAGGCGTTGCTTCAAATACGACTGTTTCCTTCACC CATTTCATGCAACTCCAAACACGTACAAGCGTAAGAACATGGAGAATCTGGTGGATGGCAAACCATGTGGCATTTATTGCTACATGTATATGGTTCAG GATGGCATGGTCAGGGAATACCCAGCAGGTGTGATTGCTGAACGTGCCAAGACCCCTTCTAAGCGCACAGTGGGCAGACGCAGAGGAAGACTCCCAAACAGCAACAGCAGACCCAGCACACCAACAGTTAATAATGAGACTAAAGACACAGATAGCGACCGAGAGGGAGGGGCGGATGGAAACGACTGTAAcgataaagatgatgatgataaaaaggATGAGACCACCAGCTCCTCAG agGCGAACTCCCGCTGTCAGACTCCAGTGAAGCTGAAGTTGAGCTCAGAGCCTCCTGAGAATGTGGACTGGAGTGGTGCTGAGGCCTCTCTCTTCAGAGTGCTCATTGGCACTTACTATGACAACTTCTGTGCTATTGCCAGACTCATCGGCACAAAGACCTGCAGACAG GTTTATGAATTCAGGGTAAAAGAATCTAGCATCATTGCACGAGCACCTACGGTGGATGAAAACACTCCTCAAAGGAAGAAGAAAAGGAAACACAG ACTGTGGGCCACTCATTGTCGGAAAATTCAACTAAAGAAAG ATGGCTCTTCCAATCATGTGTACAACTACCAGCCATGTGACCACCCACGCCAGCCGTGTGACAGTTCTTGCCCTTGTGTCACTGCCCAAAACTTCTGTGAGAAGTTTTGCCAGTGTAGCTCAGAAT GTCAGAACCGGTTTCCAGGCTGCCGCTGTAAGGCGCAGTGTAACACCAAGCAGTGCCCCTGTTACCTGGCTGTACGAGAGTGTGACCCTGACCTGTGTCTCACCTGTGGGGCGGCTGAACACTGGGACAGTAAAAATGTCTCCTGCAAGAACTGTAGCATCCAGAGAGGAGCAAAGAAg CACTTGCTGCTGGCTCCATCTGATGTGGCCGGATGGGGAATCTTCATCAAAGAGCCAGTTCAGAAAAATGAGTTCATCTCCGAGTACTGTGGGGAG ATCATCTCCCAGGATGAGGCAGACCGCAGAGGCAAGGTGTATGACAAATACATGTGCAGCTTCCTGTTCAACCTTAACAATG ATTTTGTTGTTGATGCAACTAGGAAAGGAAACAAGATCAGGTTTGCCAACCATTCTGTAAACCCCAACTGCTATGCAAAGG TGATGATGGTTAACGGGGATCACAGGATTGGCATATTTGCTAAGAGAGCCATACAGACTGGAGAGGAACTGTTCTTTGACTacag ATACAGTCAAGCTGATGCTCTGAAATACGTAGGCATTGAACGTGAAATGGAAATTCCATAA